CCCTGCTCTTCCCCTTGCTTCCCATGGCGTTGCTCCTCCCCTTCCCTTCCTCTCGCCATGGCACAGACCTGCTCTTCCCCTTTCTTCCCATGGCGCCACCCCTCTCCTGCCCTTTCCTCTCATGGTGCTGCCTTGCTCCTCCGCTTCCTCCCCATAGTCGATGCTGCTGTTGCCGATGGCGGGGGCCAAGGACGACGGAGCGGCTGCTGTGGCGGGCCGCCTATACGGCACGGCCAAGAACGACGCCCCAGTTCACCACGAGATCTGGATGCAGCCTCAGGTCAACGCCATCATCGCAAGACCTCCTTCTGCTACccactactccctccattccacaatgtagtgcctatagattttcTCAAAAGTCAAACATTACAAACTTTGACCATATTTATGGAGAAAAGTAGGTACATCTAGAATACCAAATACACACCATTGGATACATCATATGTTATATTTTCAGAATGTACATGTTTGGTATTGTAGGTGTAGAGAGTTTTCTCTATACACTTGGTCAAAGTTGACAAAGTTTGACTTTCAgaaaaatctataggcactacattgtgaaatggagggagtacttggctACTTTTGCAATTCAGATTGAGCCTTCGTTATAAGGATATGCGTGTGTTGCATATTGCTTTTGGAGTTGTTTTCACTTTTTTGACGCGTAATTAGCTGAATGGTGACACATGGATTGGTCCTACATTTTGGTAGTATGTATCTCTTTTTCAGATATAGTGGTCTTCACATTTTAGTTGGCATCCATAGTGGTTGTGGTTGCATAAATAGTAGTTCTCGGTTAGATACGACATTTAAAAAGTTGCACAACACAACAATACTAAGATGGTTTGATGATGTTCGTGCTCGCATTGCTCATATAGCTAGACGCGCAACGTTGTAAACTCGACCAACTTCTGCTGCAATGTGGAAGCATGTCGCGCACGCACGACCATAGAGTTGCATAGTCTCATCGCACACGCGCGGCCACAAAGATGCACGTTGTCGTCGGCATAGTAACTCATGCACGATTGCGGAAGTTCCACACGTGCGGAGGCATAGTCGCGCACGCACGACCACGAAGCTGCACACTCTTGTCTGCATAGTAACACACGCACAGCCACAAATTTACATACTCTCATCGGTATAGTCGCACATGCGTGACCACAGAGTTGCACACTCATGTTATAGTCGCACATGTGTGGCCGCGTAGTTGCACACTCTCGCATGCACACTCTCGTCGGCACAGTTGCACATGCGTGGCCACGGAGCACACTCTCACCGGCATAGTCGCACATGCATGGGCGCGGGAGATGCTCACGCACGGCTGTGGAGTTGCAGACTCTCACCGGCATAGTCCAACATGCGTGGCCGCGGGGTTGCACACTCTCGCCAGCAtaatcgcacacacactcttgtCGGCATAGTCGCACATGCATTATCGTGAGTTGGAGACTCTCATCGGTACAGTCAGACATGCATGGCTGTGGAGTTGCACACTTTCATCGGCATagttgaaagatcgtggatgtcgcctagagggggggtgaataggcgctttaaaataattacggtttaggcttgaacaaatgcgaataaacctaacggttaatttgacaagcacaaaacctaaaacaactaagctcacctatgtgcaccaacaacttatgctaagcaaggtaaacaactaagtgatagcaagatatatgacaagaaacaatatggctatcacaaagtaaagtgcataagtaaagggctcgggtaagagataaccgaggcacgcggagacaacgatgtatcccgaaattcacacccttgcggatgctaatctccgtttggagcggtgtggaggcacaatactccccaagaagccactagggccaccgtaatctcctcacgccctcgcacaatgcaagatgtcgtgattccactaagggacccttgagggcgatcaccgaacccgtacaaatggcaacccttgggggcggtcaccgaacccgtcaagttgctcggggcgatctccacaacctaattggagaccccgacgcttgctcggagctttacaccacaatgattgagctccgaacaccataAAGGTTGGGGCTATCTTTCCAACgccaccacgaagcttcaccacaatggaatatggctccgaggtgacctcaaccgtctagggcgcccaagcacccaagaggaacaatctcaagggtaccaagcacccaagagtaataagtttctcaacttgtaacttccacgtatcaccgtggagaactcaacccgatgcaccaaatgcaatggcaagggcacacggagtgcccaagtccttctctcccaaatcccaccaaagcaacaaatgctagggaggaaaatgagaggaagaacgaaaaggagaacaccaagaactccaagatctagatccaaagggttcccctcacatagaggagaaagtgattggtggaaatatggatctagatctcctctctcttttcccttaaaaactagcaagaatccatggagggattgagagttagcaagctcgaagaaggtcaacaatggggaagaacacgagctcaaaggataaggttgaatggggaagaagaccccctttaaTAGGAGCTCCCGAACTCAACCGTTATGTGCTCTGTCCgcgcacgagcggtactaccgcccgggcgGTAGAACACAGAGAGCGGAGCAAAACAGAGGGCGAGGCAGAGCCGAATGAGCGGCACTACCGCTGgaacaagcggtactaccgttggccgcagcggtactgccgcttggccCAGCGGTACCACCGATGGGACCGCGCACAGCGCCTACCACGAGCACAGGGAGAAGGAACAGGGAGGAGGGTCATTAAGCGGCACTAGGGGCGGTggtagccgcggtactaccgcacacgggcggtactgccgctactactgccgctgaacccgacacgagAAAACCACGTATTgagtcgaggcggtaccagcgcggaaccggagccgtactaccgcttatggccatgggcggtactaccgctgtgggacggtggtactaccgcttgtggcgatAAGCGGTACTGACGCTCcggcccagcggtactaccgccggcGCCATCCTTATGCCACTTCCACGAAAACAAGTATACTCCAAggaaaaccagaactgccataacttctgcaaatgagctccgaattgagcaaactcaagcttgttggatagaggaagacgagtagcatcaaaacagcgactggttatactaagaagaggcaggggaggtatgcctaacaaacaaaggagtgaaacctccaacagagaagaaccggcataccctccaacatcgaaaacatcatagaagatgcacgcgaactccgttttcgatgaactcgagcttgtcaacaagatgaccaaaagctccaaatctcacaaggagaagaaccaaacaagaaccaataaagatgatgcaaggatgcaatggtttgagctctctacgaacgatacgatcaagctactcatcgagagccccccttgatagtacggcaatcgatcctataacccggtctcccacaactaccatgagaccggtaaaatagaaaacctatcaagggcaaacctttgccttgcacatggtccacttgagctagatgatgacgatcttgactccctcaagttggaccacctttcttgattgcgttggctcaaagaagactagttgattgcttccccatactccactatgggtgagccactcttccgcacatcttcacaaatccattgtcaccacaatggacggcaagcttcaagcatttgatcttttcgtgatgctccacttgaagatgcacaccgcaacctaaccccacaaagaactctcacgaagaccatgggttagcacacaaagcgtaatggacaatgcttaccataccatgggatcacttgatccctcggtacatcgtgtgcgctttgtgtgttgaatctttccaactatcttcatttggatgatgtcttgaaggtagacatgaatgatcacacaatcttcttcttcaagacatgcttgcaataagctcaacactcacatgaccgatctttggataattccttaatagcaccttggtcaactaataaactccttgaaaccaacacatggacttcaagaaaagcctatggacaaatccttcaaatataactcaatgcaaccattagtccatagagattgtcatcaattaccaaaaccaaacatgggggcacatCATGTTCTTTCAATAGTCGCACATGTGTGGCCATGGAGTTGCACACTCTCGTCTGCATAGTCGCACACGTACCGCTGCGACAGGTGCTCACACACACGTGGAGTTGCACACTCTCGACGGCATAGTCGCACATGTGTGGCCatggagttgcacaatctcatccGCATAGTCGCACATGTATTGTTGTGGGAAGTGCTCACGCCCGGCCGCGGAGTTGCACATTCATGTCGGCATAGTCGCACATGTGTGGCTGTAGAGTTGTACACTCTCGTCCGCATAGTCGCACACACAATGCTGCGAGGGTTGCACATGCACAATGGGGCAGCTGCTCACGCGCGACTGCGGAGTTGAACACTCTGGCCGGCATAGTTGCTCACACACAGACTGCAGGTTGGCACACTCTTATGGGATAGTCCCTCGCACGCGGCAGTGGGGGTTGTGCACACGTACAAGCAGTTAGCCAGGGTAGTTAGCCGGGGCAGTAGGCGAAATTGTACATTTCACTGTTAGGGAGTAGTATGGGGTGGTGCCATCAGTGAAAACTGCATGTCCACGGTTAGAGGGAAAATTTGCACATCGACGGTCAACTAGTTGCACCAAACGAAGACTAAATTGCACATAAAAAAGTTCGTCGGAACATACCCATGCGAGATCTAGATTCGAAGAGCACGTCACGAGGGTTTCAACGGTGAAAACGAATCTTAAATGCGATACGCGATTTAAAAATTTAGAAACTCAAATTAAATGCGTTCGCTTCACATGAATATTTATTAATACTTTTCTGTTTATGTGGTACTTTCtttaaaatataattaatttttTATCAATTAAAGGGACAAATTACTACCCTTTATTGATTAGGGATCAAAAATTTTCATTTTAGGCTGGCCGCTCGCGACGGCTAGCGAGCAGCCGGGCCGCTGGCTAGACTCGTCCGGTCTTTTTTCGTGAGAAAAGAAAACAACATCCGAGGCTGCCAGCTGTTTCTCCGACTGACATGTGGGTCACCAACGAGCGCCACTTCCGGGAAGACGGCGAGCCGGAAGCTCACCCCACGTTTACAGGCACGCGCCCCTCCCTcgtctttccttcccctcctctTCTCCGTCAGGAGAGAAACAAGAACTGAACTCTGAGCAGAGAGTACCAAACGCACAATGCAGTGAGCAATCAATCATACTCTCTCCGTCCCGGCGCCGTAGAAGAAGCAGGATAAGAAGCAGGAGCGTCCGTCCTTCCGGCGAAGCCACGCGGCCTCTCTCCACTGGGCTGATTTCCTCTCTTGGTACGGAAGCCCTAACCCTTTCCCCACCTCCCTTGAAAAAATTGCAAGAACCCGCATTTCCCCCCTCTTTTCACTAGGAATCTTCGGGGTTCCCGCGTTTGGTCATTTACTGAAGCGAGGCAGTCGATTTCCACTCTATCCAGTGGATAAAACTCGAATTAATCTTTGCCATGGTACTATGCCCCTGCACCTGCAGACTATCGGCGCTCATGGCAGAGGCCGGAGATGCAAGTGGTGGCTGGCTTGCGCGCCTCTCCGGACTCGGTTCATATGTTTGCTCCAAGATGAACTACCACGAATACTGCAGCCATGAATACACCGGCATCCACACCGCGCTTCACGGACTCCTCGAAGAAAAGGAGAAGGTGGAGCAAGAACATAAGGGTAACCGCTGCTCTGTTTGCTTAGGATCATCCTCATATGTTGTTTGCGCTATAATAACGGATTTTGTTGGCTTTTTTTAAACGCCATTTCTCTGAAGGCAACACTTTAATCCTAGCCATCAAATCGAACAGCCAACGTTGCTCCAATGATGTTTATTACAATCAGTTATCTGTTATCTGAAGCCCCCCAATGGTTACCAGTCAATCCTACCAATCTGTAATTACTCGCATTGTTTACAAATCTCCTGTCACACGCAAACAAAACTGTGCATTGGTCGAAACGTGCATTGCACTTGCACTAGTGATAAGAAAACCGTGGCATCATTCTTACCACTTTTGATAATATCATGGACAGCAAGGCTTCAACTTATCGCTGCGAAGGAGGAGCTCGTTAAAAGGAATGAAGAGCTGGAAGCAGAGATTCAATCTCTAAAGAGAAAGCTCCAAGCAAGTGAGGCAAGCGATACGCCGGCACAGGGAAGTGGTCGTGAGCATAACCAGTCTGGAAGGGTAAGTAAATGCTTATCTGTGAATGTGATAATTCTAAGGATAAGTGTGTTACTGGGATAGTGTGTTACTGGTCTTTACTGCTTAGGAAGAATGTGATGCCATGAATGTTTATAGATCCTTTGCAAGATAGTTCTGCTCATCTAATTACAGCAAAACTATTTTGCAAAGCAATTATTCTGCACATTTTGAGTTGCACTTTTATGCCTTGTTGGCTCCCTCGTCTGATCGTGTCTATGCTCTTTTAGAAGTGTTCTTCATTTTACTGATTGCAATTATCATCTTGTTGCATATTTATGTGAAGTACTGTAAAAAAATGAGTGCATTTTGGGTCACTCATTGCTAGACTAGTATAATGAGTGGCCATTCTCGGAAGCGGATTTGTAGCACCCGGGTGCTCCACACCCCTATACGAAcattaaattcaaaaaaaataccgagaaatttgaaaaaaaaactgaGATTTTGGGATATCAAACCTGGGTTCCCGATCTGCTCCCGTGTGAAATTTCGTGAAAAAATACCAGGAAATGTATTcgtggcaaaaaagacaaaaattTCCTATGTATAGAAAAAAAAACTGTTTGGATAGATTTTTGTTCGGACAGTATTTCCTTCGCCACGGATACGTTTTCTGGTATTTTTCATGAAATTTCACACGGGAGTAGATTGAGAAACCAGGTTTGATATCCCCAAATTTCAGTTTctttttttttggtattttttacaTTTAATATTCGTATAGGGGTGTGGTATAGGGGTGTGGAGCACCCAGGAGCTCCTGTGTATTTTCCGGCCATTCTCTTGCTTTTCCTATTCTGCCATACTTACCCCGCTACATCACTATAAAAGCAGGTGCAAATAACATCAGTGCAGAAAAGAAAACGGCAATCTGAGGGACATGCTGGTGAAGATGCTGAGGAGCATGAGGCTGCGGAAATTCTGTGTGTTATGAACAGTCATGAACAAGGTTTGAGTGCTGAGCTTCGCGATGTTAGAGAAGAAACTTCAAATATCAACGCTGAGCTCATCAAGGTTCAGTCATATCCATAATCATTTTCACCCTCTTATCAATATTAGATACTACACGCATTCCTGTCACACCATGCGGAAGATTATGAAATGAAAATTGACATTATAAGTTGATGTCCAGGGATTTCTTGATATGGGTGGTGTTGGTAGACAGAATATCACCGTAAAGTACATGGGGCAGTTGAGTGAGAGGCCATTCCTACTGGCATGCCTTCGGAAGTTTCTCCGCAAAGAAGCCGAGGCGGAAGCTTCTCGGCTGTGCAAATTTTGGCAGGAGCAGCTCATGAACCCAGAGTGGTATCCCTTCAAGTGTGACACAACTGGAGGCATTTCTGAGGTACGCTGAGTTCTTGTACAGACCATAGCTTATGGTCCACCGGTTCTTGGAGGTGACAAGTTATGTGCTACATCGCTACTTGTGTGATTAGGAGACTATTAATGACGATGACGTTAAGCTACAAGAGCTGCGGGCTACGTGGGGGGAAGAGTCTTACAAGGCTTTGGTGAAGGCTTTGGTGAATAGTTTCTTGGAGTTAAAGGAATGTGGCAAGCTGAGTGACAGAACCATTGTAGCCCAGCTTTGGAATTTCAAAGAGGACAGGAAGGCTACTCTCAGTGAGAGTGTTGAGTACGTGTGCAGCAAAGTGAAGAGCCTCAGCAACAAGAATGTCAGGACCTCGACTTGCGGGTATGTATGATTGTATAAGATTCAGTTTGTTAAGTGCACCTTTGCTAGAATCATACAGGCATGCAGCGCCAGCAGTCCTGATTCAATTGGAGCATTGAAATCGTAGCTGTAGGTTTCTGTATCTGTAATTAGCCAAATGAAACAAAAATCCTACTGGTCCAGTATATTTCAGAGCTCTTTTACGGTACCCTGGTACTCCAAAATAGAACAGGGAGTACCAATTAAATCCAACCATCGATTCTAAGGGGTATTATGGACCTTTTGTGTTGCTATAAAATTTTCCCAAAATAAATCTTTTTATTAATAAATCTTCCAGTCTATTTCGTTGTCGATGAAAAAAAATCCTTTGATACAATCACGCGGCTCTCCCCTTGGAACGCCGTCAAGTGATCTTCCCCGTATCCATCTCAACTGCTGACCTGCCCTTCCTTCAGCGCACCAGTCATCCTCTTCGCAGGTCTAACTATCTTCCTGATGCTCGGCCGCCACACCGCCGATGGTTTCTCCACTTCGCTCGTAGCGCTGCTGATGTATGAGGCAATTCCACCTCTGTAACATCGATCTTGTGCATTTGATATCTCATCGTCCGTCTTGACCCCTTTCTCCATGTGTGCATATTTTCGACTGCTGAGATTGGTCCTTAATTTGAACAAAAATCCGATATAGATACTTGAGTGTTAGTAAGAACTTCGTAGATTGAAAACGACGAACTTGCAAAAAAGAACAGAACGCCGGCAGATGCATGTAGTTCTTGTGCATTGAATCCATACGAGCAGCCGTTCAAGCACGTAGAAACAATATCCAGTCAAATCTTTTATTCCTATTCGCAAAAAATAAACGGTGTATTCCTAAAAGAAATCAGATCCTTCAAGGTAActgttcttttttttttttgaggatcttCAAGGTAACTGTTCGATCTGAATATTAGGCGCACGTTATTTGTCATCTTCTGTtacgttttctgtttttatgTATCTGCTGTCACGTTTTTACCCTTGAACTGGAGGTACTCCTTAACACTTGGTACTAGTACTCCCTAACACTCTGCGCTGGAGTACCAATAAGCAACATCCGTC
The Aegilops tauschii subsp. strangulata cultivar AL8/78 chromosome 3, Aet v6.0, whole genome shotgun sequence genome window above contains:
- the LOC109770386 gene encoding factor of DNA methylation 1 isoform X1 — its product is MAEAGDASGGWLARLSGLGSYVCSKMNYHEYCSHEYTGIHTALHGLLEEKEKVEQEHKARLQLIAAKEELVKRNEELEAEIQSLKRKLQASEASDTPAQGSGREHNQSGRQVQITSVQKRKRQSEGHAGEDAEEHEAAEILCVMNSHEQGLSAELRDVREETSNINAELIKGFLDMGGVGRQNITVKYMGQLSERPFLLACLRKFLRKEAEAEASRLCKFWQEQLMNPEWYPFKCDTTGGISEETINDDDVKLQELRATWGEESYKALVKALVNSFLELKECGKLSDRTIVAQLWNFKEDRKATLSESVEYVCSKVKSLSNKNVRTSTCGKRGRGGGRA
- the LOC109770386 gene encoding factor of DNA methylation 1 isoform X2, translating into MAEAGDASGGWLARLSGLGSYVCSKMNYHEYCSHEYTGIHTALHGLLEEKEKVEQEHKARLQLIAAKEELVKRNEELEAEIQSLKRKLQASEASDTPAQGSGREHNQSGRVQITSVQKRKRQSEGHAGEDAEEHEAAEILCVMNSHEQGLSAELRDVREETSNINAELIKGFLDMGGVGRQNITVKYMGQLSERPFLLACLRKFLRKEAEAEASRLCKFWQEQLMNPEWYPFKCDTTGGISEETINDDDVKLQELRATWGEESYKALVKALVNSFLELKECGKLSDRTIVAQLWNFKEDRKATLSESVEYVCSKVKSLSNKNVRTSTCGKRGRGGGRA